Proteins from a single region of Desulfobacter postgatei 2ac9:
- a CDS encoding polysaccharide biosynthesis tyrosine autokinase yields MGKIFKALEKAGNKVTAEKESELRDDTALVCDNPDSQVYKQSDEVTQSGSRRTDSALVTASDPHSPVSEQFRLLKNNILFPEKGTPPKTIMVTSASPHEGKSFVAANLAVSIAQSIDEYVLLMDCDLRSPTIHTSFGYSGKEQGLSDYLAKNIPLSSVLKKSSVNKLTILPAGQIPPNPSELLSSDQMRRLLHEVKLRYNDRYIIIDTSPPYITSETNAIARFVDGIILVIRHGKTRIKEVLDILDIYGREKVLGVVTNFSKKTIGYGYGYHKSGYGYGYHQQR; encoded by the coding sequence TTGGGAAAGATATTTAAGGCGCTGGAAAAAGCAGGAAATAAGGTAACAGCGGAAAAAGAATCTGAATTAAGAGATGACACAGCTTTGGTCTGTGATAATCCAGACAGCCAGGTTTATAAACAATCAGACGAGGTAACTCAATCCGGTTCCAGGCGGACAGATTCAGCTCTTGTCACAGCCTCCGACCCTCATTCGCCTGTTTCGGAACAATTCCGGCTGTTAAAAAACAATATTTTGTTCCCTGAAAAAGGAACCCCGCCTAAAACGATCATGGTGACAAGCGCCTCTCCACATGAAGGCAAATCCTTTGTGGCAGCCAATCTTGCCGTAAGCATAGCCCAAAGTATTGATGAATATGTTCTTCTCATGGACTGTGATCTCAGGTCACCGACGATTCATACATCTTTTGGCTATAGCGGTAAAGAGCAGGGCTTGAGCGATTACTTGGCAAAGAACATACCTTTGTCTTCGGTTCTTAAAAAATCGTCTGTAAACAAATTGACTATTCTGCCCGCAGGGCAGATTCCGCCTAATCCGTCAGAACTTTTGTCTTCTGACCAGATGCGCCGCCTGCTCCATGAGGTCAAACTGCGTTATAATGACAGATACATCATTATTGATACTTCGCCTCCTTATATCACATCAGAAACCAATGCCATTGCCCGGTTTGTAGATGGCATTATTTTAGTTATCCGCCATGGAAAAACACGAATCAAAGAGGTTTTAGACATTCTGGATATTTACGGCCGTGAAAAGGTATTGGGGGTTGTAACGAATTTCTCAAAAAAAACGATTGGATATGGTTATGGTTATCATAAAAGTGGTTATGGATACGGATATCATCAGCAGCGTTGA
- a CDS encoding TIGR03013 family XrtA/PEP-CTERM system glycosyltransferase, with product MIFSCFLLSTAILTVSNSYWFDLMLILRIFLITAILQTCLYYNDLYDFDIASQIPEIIIRLLQSLGVASIFLAGVYFLFPLVIIDQKIYILSVCFLIFFIIFWRIGYLHILNKGMFNHRIIILGSSKLAKDIYKKITRTIDCGYTVCAVIPDEPDKETDRLPENLVVKQKDKTLGEISKIYGINKIIVAFKEKRGRFPTQELINCRTDGIDIISGSAFYEMLTGKVLVREIEPSWLIFSKGFHKSLFKAAMKRMQDIILASLLLILLSPLLIIVAILIKMDSKGPVFFAQDRVGGGKKEYMMHKFRSMVQDAEKLTGPVWAGNNDNRITRVGRVIRKYRIDELPQLWEVLRGTMSLVGPRPERKFFTDQLEKQIPFYAQRFNVKPGLTGWAQVCYDYGATVEDAVEKLNYDLFYIKNMSFALDMVILLKTVKTVLFGKGAR from the coding sequence GTGATTTTCAGTTGTTTTCTTTTATCAACAGCCATTTTAACCGTTTCCAATTCATACTGGTTTGATCTGATGTTGATTTTAAGAATATTTCTGATCACTGCTATTTTACAAACCTGCTTGTATTACAATGACCTTTATGATTTTGACATTGCTTCACAGATCCCGGAAATTATAATCCGCCTGCTACAATCACTGGGGGTTGCTTCTATCTTCCTGGCCGGCGTCTATTTTCTTTTCCCTCTGGTGATTATAGATCAGAAAATTTATATCTTAAGCGTATGTTTTCTGATTTTTTTCATCATATTCTGGCGGATCGGCTATCTTCATATTCTTAACAAAGGGATGTTTAACCATCGTATTATTATTCTTGGTTCCAGCAAGCTGGCCAAGGATATTTATAAAAAAATCACGAGAACCATAGACTGCGGCTATACAGTTTGTGCTGTTATTCCTGATGAACCTGACAAGGAAACAGATAGACTGCCTGAAAATTTGGTGGTGAAGCAAAAGGATAAAACGCTTGGCGAAATTTCAAAAATATATGGCATAAACAAAATTATTGTGGCATTTAAGGAAAAAAGAGGACGATTTCCAACCCAGGAGCTGATTAACTGTAGGACCGACGGTATTGATATCATTTCAGGCAGCGCTTTCTATGAAATGCTGACCGGAAAGGTCTTGGTTCGAGAGATAGAGCCCTCATGGTTGATTTTTTCCAAGGGGTTCCATAAATCACTGTTTAAAGCGGCTATGAAGCGGATGCAGGATATCATTTTGGCTTCACTCCTTCTGATACTTCTTTCTCCTTTGTTGATAATAGTGGCCATTCTGATCAAGATGGATTCAAAAGGGCCTGTTTTTTTTGCCCAGGACCGGGTTGGCGGTGGTAAAAAAGAATATATGATGCATAAATTCCGTTCCATGGTGCAGGATGCTGAAAAATTAACAGGTCCGGTATGGGCCGGTAATAACGATAACCGCATCACACGGGTGGGACGCGTCATACGGAAATACAGGATAGATGAACTGCCCCAGTTATGGGAGGTCCTCAGGGGCACCATGAGTCTTGTGGGGCCACGTCCCGAACGCAAATTTTTTACGGATCAGCTGGAAAAACAAATTCCTTTTTACGCCCAGCGATTTAATGTAAAGCCAGGGCTCACGGGCTGGGCTCAAGTCTGTTATGATTACGGAGCAACCGT
- a CDS encoding GumC family protein produces MADPFQSQTQIKPDYIIDVLIRGRWFLIVPLCISLTLGLGMTLTANKTYEAGTMILVQPQRVPINYIKSVVSSSIGERISTISQQVLSRSNLEQIIEQFGLYENSSGMYQEEKIEALRKRIKVKIEHSRGGSEAFSISFTGSEPQRVMRIANTLASYFMDENLKVREAQAIGTSEFLDSELEKTKKRLEEKEQKLAAFRAKYLGGLPDELESNLRTLDRMQKQVTDKAMLLREVNNSISQLDSQISSMAATGGSGSGGDDFLSFDFDDSQEGDDSALQAAQEKYDALLLRYTEKHPDVKKLKRIIEKLKQNLEAAKEEEELPSAESEEDILPDMGMDPVAPLKAQRAQLVAEANNIQAEVSAIQEKMKIYAQRVEDTPKRELELQSLTRDYSNIQNVYNSILDRKLEAELSVNMEKKQKGEQFRILDHARLPEKPISPNVKLMFLLSIAGGLGLGGGILFLKELLTFSVIRRDDQIDTLLGLPILASIPPLEKPNGRTKKKIEWAMFICCCSYSAVFLAFFAILNHKGLDRTMNFIKTTLNL; encoded by the coding sequence ATGGCAGACCCATTTCAGTCGCAGACTCAAATTAAACCAGATTATATTATTGATGTCCTTATCCGGGGACGCTGGTTCTTGATTGTTCCTTTGTGCATTTCCTTGACATTGGGACTTGGGATGACACTGACTGCCAATAAAACCTACGAGGCCGGCACAATGATCCTTGTTCAGCCCCAGCGGGTTCCCATCAACTATATAAAATCTGTTGTCTCTTCGAGTATCGGCGAGCGGATCAGCACCATATCCCAGCAGGTTCTCAGCCGAAGCAATCTTGAGCAGATTATTGAACAGTTCGGGCTGTACGAAAATAGTAGCGGTATGTACCAGGAAGAGAAAATAGAGGCGTTGAGAAAACGGATAAAGGTTAAAATTGAACATTCCAGGGGAGGTTCAGAAGCCTTTTCCATCTCTTTCACCGGCAGTGAGCCACAGCGGGTAATGCGCATTGCCAATACGCTGGCCTCATATTTTATGGATGAGAACCTCAAAGTCCGGGAGGCCCAGGCCATAGGAACCAGTGAATTCCTTGACTCAGAGTTAGAGAAAACCAAAAAACGGCTTGAGGAAAAAGAGCAGAAACTTGCGGCGTTCAGGGCAAAGTATCTTGGCGGGTTACCTGATGAATTGGAATCTAATTTACGCACTTTGGATCGCATGCAAAAGCAGGTCACTGATAAAGCAATGCTTTTAAGGGAAGTGAATAATTCCATTAGTCAACTTGATTCCCAGATTTCATCCATGGCTGCGACAGGCGGTTCCGGCAGTGGTGGAGATGATTTTCTAAGTTTTGATTTTGATGACTCCCAGGAAGGCGATGATTCTGCTCTCCAGGCTGCTCAAGAAAAATACGATGCGCTTTTGCTTCGATATACTGAAAAGCATCCGGATGTCAAAAAATTAAAAAGAATTATAGAGAAATTAAAGCAAAATCTGGAAGCTGCAAAGGAAGAGGAGGAACTACCCTCAGCCGAGTCAGAGGAAGATATTCTGCCGGACATGGGAATGGATCCTGTGGCACCGTTGAAGGCGCAGCGCGCTCAACTTGTCGCGGAGGCGAATAATATTCAAGCTGAGGTCTCAGCAATTCAGGAAAAAATGAAAATTTATGCGCAGCGCGTTGAAGATACGCCCAAACGAGAACTGGAACTCCAATCACTTACACGCGACTACAGCAATATTCAGAACGTGTACAACTCTATTTTGGACAGAAAGCTGGAAGCCGAATTGTCCGTCAACATGGAAAAAAAACAAAAAGGGGAGCAGTTCCGGATACTGGATCATGCCCGCCTGCCGGAAAAGCCGATCTCTCCGAATGTTAAACTGATGTTTTTATTATCCATCGCCGGGGGCCTTGGATTGGGCGGAGGTATACTTTTTTTAAAGGAGTTGCTCACCTTCTCTGTCATCCGGCGGGATGATCAGATTGACACCCTGCTAGGGCTGCCTATTTTGGCATCAATTCCCCCGCTGGAAAAACCGAACGGCAGGACAAAGAAAAAAATTGAATGGGCCATGTTCATCTGTTGCTGCAGCTATAGTGCCGTGTTTCTGGCATTTTTTGCAATATTGAATCATAAAGGCCTGGACCGAACAATGAATTTTATAAAAACCACACTCAATTTATAA